A DNA window from Massilia putida contains the following coding sequences:
- a CDS encoding efflux transporter outer membrane subunit, producing MRFSTTIRPLTCALLAAAVLSGCAFTPAYERPATPNPAAFKELQGWAPAAPADALERGPWWNLFSDPVLDGLVRQVEVNNQNVAAAVAAYSQARALVAEQRASLFPTVTLTGGANRNGSGGGGGGSGNNGNSNGNGRTSNSYRLNIGSSWEPDVWGRLRAGVSAAQANAQASGADLASARLSAQGELAADYFSLRSVDAQRALLATTIEGYRRVLKITQNRFDVGIVPHSDVYQAQTQLASAQSDDLTLARQRAQFEHAIAVLIGKAPADFALASAEWKVTVPDVPVGVPSALLERRPDIAASERAVAAANAQIGIVRSAYFPQIGLTASYGPSASAIGDLFKASSVAWALGLSATETLFNGGANRAAVQGANAAREQAVARYRQTVLTAFADVEDQLAATRVLAQQQELQRQASEAADKVEEQVLNRYKAGQVSYSEVVQAQVTALNARRALVQTQGNRQTTAVALIQALGGGWHADQLTAQE from the coding sequence ATGCGATTTTCCACGACCATCCGTCCGCTGACCTGTGCCTTGCTCGCCGCCGCCGTGCTGTCCGGCTGCGCCTTCACGCCCGCGTACGAGCGCCCGGCAACGCCGAATCCGGCGGCCTTCAAGGAGCTGCAGGGATGGGCGCCCGCCGCACCGGCCGATGCGCTCGAACGGGGCCCGTGGTGGAACCTGTTCTCCGATCCGGTGCTGGACGGCCTGGTGCGGCAGGTCGAGGTCAACAACCAGAACGTGGCGGCCGCCGTCGCCGCGTACAGCCAGGCGCGCGCGCTCGTCGCGGAGCAGCGCGCGTCGCTGTTCCCGACCGTGACCCTGACCGGCGGCGCGAACCGCAACGGCAGCGGCGGGGGCGGCGGCGGGTCCGGCAACAACGGCAACAGCAACGGCAACGGGCGCACGTCCAACAGCTACCGCCTGAACATCGGCTCCAGCTGGGAACCGGACGTGTGGGGCCGCCTGCGCGCGGGCGTGTCGGCGGCGCAGGCCAATGCGCAGGCCAGCGGGGCCGACCTGGCGTCCGCGCGCCTGTCCGCACAGGGCGAACTGGCGGCGGATTATTTTTCGCTGCGCTCCGTCGACGCCCAGCGCGCGCTGCTGGCCACGACCATCGAGGGCTACCGGCGCGTGCTCAAGATCACGCAGAACCGCTTCGACGTCGGCATCGTGCCGCACTCGGACGTCTACCAGGCCCAGACCCAGCTCGCCAGCGCGCAGAGCGACGACCTCACGCTGGCCCGCCAGCGCGCGCAGTTCGAGCACGCGATCGCCGTCCTGATCGGCAAGGCGCCGGCCGACTTCGCGCTGGCGAGCGCAGAGTGGAAGGTGACGGTGCCCGACGTGCCGGTCGGCGTGCCGTCCGCGTTGCTGGAGCGCCGTCCCGACATCGCCGCGTCCGAACGCGCCGTGGCCGCGGCCAATGCGCAGATCGGCATCGTGCGCTCCGCTTACTTCCCGCAGATCGGCTTGACGGCATCGTACGGGCCGTCCGCCAGCGCCATCGGCGACTTGTTCAAGGCGTCGAGCGTCGCGTGGGCGTTGGGCTTGTCGGCCACGGAGACCCTCTTCAACGGCGGCGCCAACCGCGCCGCGGTGCAGGGCGCCAACGCGGCCCGCGAGCAGGCTGTCGCGCGCTACCGCCAGACCGTGCTGACCGCCTTCGCCGACGTCGAGGACCAGTTGGCCGCGACGCGCGTGCTGGCGCAGCAGCAGGAATTGCAGCGCCAGGCTTCCGAGGCCGCGGACAAGGTCGAAGAGCAGGTGCTGAACCGCTACAAGGCCGGCCAGGTGAGTTATTCGGAAGTGGTGCAGGCCCAGGTGACGGCGCTGAACGCGCGCCGCGCGCTCGTGCAGACGCAGGGCAACCGCCAGACGACGGCCGTGGCCCTGATCCAGGCGCTGGGCGGCGGATGGCACGCCGACCAGCTTACCGCGCAGGAGTGA
- a CDS encoding efflux RND transporter permease subunit, which yields MSLSQPFIRRPIATVLLTIGIALAGIGAFFVLPVSPLPQVDFPTISVSANLPGGSPDTMATSVATPLERRLAVIAGVNEITSSSGNGSTRINLQFDLTRQIDSAAREVQAAINASRADLPATLRSNPTYRKANPADAPVIILALTSKTRSPGQIYDEVSNVVQQKLAQVKGVGDVELGGGSLPAVRVDLNPYQLNRYGLSTEDVRAAIQATNANRPKGALEGQGMRLQIYSQANTPTNGRTAADYKGLVVAWRNGSAIRLQDVADVTDGVEDIHTLGLFNGQPAVIVLITSQPGANVIETVDGVRALLPQLQAQLPQDVSMQVASDRTNSIRASLREIELTLAISILLVVLVVSLFLRSARATVVPAVATVVSLLGTFGVMYLLGFSLNNLSLMALTVATGFVVDDAIVVLENTSRHVEQGMDRMKAALLGAQEVGFTVLSISLSLVAVFIPLLFMGGQVGRLFREFAVTLSAAVMISLVISLTTTPMLCAMLLKPGQKLHERVERKQGRLARWAERGFNGVLRSYEHALDWALDMKPLVMLILVFVVGLNVFLFSAAPKGFFPQQDTGQVNGGMRADQSISFQAMQGKLRQLVNIIKSDPAVDTVVGFTGGSRAGGGFMFMNLKPASERAKGESGQAVIARLRPKLARVTGVQLFLNPVQDLRMGGRQSNSTYQYTLKSDNRADLKMWATRLADAMKGQKALTDVDTDQADNGVETYVDIDKQTASRLGISAKDVDNALYDAFGQRQVANIYDELNQYHVIMGVAQKYARSPAALDDVYVPAKNANGSTTTTATAKATSGTSTTSTSGTPAAPANLTAARDPSSGSALSGNPTTMVPLSAIAHFAERATPSSVNHQDGELATTISFNLAQGYSLSDAQRAVMQAEADIGMPTNVRGSFQGQAKQAQESNQQQPLLILAAIVVIYIVLGILYESLVHPVTVLSTLPSAGVGAVLALLLFHMEFSIIALIGVFLLIGIVKKNAILIIDFALEAERARGLSATEAVREACLLRFRPILMTTLAAALGALPLAIGFGEGSELRQPLGIAIIGGLIASQLLTLLTTPVVYVYLDKLRRRNADEHHLVRHPLEDQPSTSRT from the coding sequence ATGAGCCTGTCGCAACCGTTCATCAGGCGGCCCATCGCGACGGTGCTGCTCACCATCGGCATCGCGCTGGCGGGCATCGGCGCGTTCTTCGTGCTGCCGGTGTCGCCGCTGCCGCAGGTCGACTTCCCGACGATCTCCGTGTCCGCCAACCTGCCGGGCGGGAGTCCGGACACGATGGCGACGTCGGTGGCGACGCCGCTGGAACGGCGGCTCGCGGTCATCGCGGGCGTGAACGAGATCACATCCAGCAGCGGCAACGGCTCCACCCGCATCAACCTGCAGTTCGACCTGACGCGCCAGATCGATTCCGCCGCGCGCGAAGTGCAGGCCGCGATCAACGCGTCGCGCGCGGACCTGCCCGCGACCCTGCGCAGCAACCCGACCTACCGCAAGGCCAATCCGGCCGACGCGCCCGTGATCATCCTGGCGCTGACGTCGAAGACGCGCAGCCCCGGCCAGATCTACGACGAGGTGTCGAACGTCGTGCAGCAAAAGCTCGCGCAGGTGAAGGGCGTGGGCGACGTGGAGCTCGGCGGCGGTTCGCTGCCGGCCGTGCGCGTCGACCTGAATCCCTACCAATTGAATCGATACGGCCTGTCGACCGAGGACGTGCGCGCCGCGATCCAGGCCACGAACGCCAACCGGCCCAAGGGCGCGCTGGAAGGCCAGGGCATGCGCCTGCAGATCTATTCGCAGGCGAACACGCCGACCAATGGCCGCACGGCGGCCGACTACAAGGGCCTCGTCGTCGCGTGGCGCAACGGTTCCGCGATCCGCCTGCAGGACGTGGCCGACGTCACCGACGGCGTCGAGGACATCCACACGCTGGGCCTGTTCAACGGCCAGCCCGCCGTGATCGTCCTGATCACCAGCCAGCCGGGCGCCAACGTCATCGAGACCGTGGACGGCGTGCGCGCGCTGCTGCCGCAGCTGCAGGCGCAGTTGCCGCAGGACGTGAGCATGCAGGTGGCGTCGGACCGCACCAATTCCATTCGCGCCTCGCTGCGCGAGATCGAGTTGACGCTCGCGATCTCGATCCTGCTCGTGGTGCTCGTGGTGAGCCTGTTCCTGCGCAGCGCCCGCGCCACCGTCGTGCCGGCCGTCGCCACCGTCGTCTCGCTGCTGGGCACCTTCGGCGTGATGTACCTGCTGGGCTTCTCGCTCAACAACCTGTCGCTGATGGCGCTCACGGTGGCCACCGGCTTCGTCGTCGACGACGCCATCGTCGTGCTGGAAAACACGAGCCGCCACGTCGAGCAGGGCATGGACCGCATGAAGGCGGCCCTGCTGGGCGCGCAGGAAGTGGGTTTCACGGTGCTGTCCATCAGCCTGTCGCTCGTGGCCGTGTTCATCCCGCTGCTGTTCATGGGCGGGCAGGTCGGACGGCTGTTCCGCGAATTCGCCGTCACCTTGTCGGCCGCCGTGATGATCTCGCTCGTGATCTCGCTGACGACGACGCCGATGCTGTGCGCCATGCTGCTGAAGCCCGGCCAGAAGCTGCACGAGCGCGTGGAACGCAAGCAGGGCCGCCTCGCGCGCTGGGCCGAGCGCGGGTTCAACGGCGTGTTGCGATCGTACGAGCACGCGCTCGACTGGGCGCTGGACATGAAGCCGCTCGTCATGCTGATCCTCGTGTTCGTCGTCGGCCTGAACGTATTCCTGTTTTCCGCCGCGCCGAAAGGCTTCTTTCCGCAGCAGGACACGGGCCAGGTCAACGGCGGCATGCGCGCGGACCAGAGCATCTCGTTCCAGGCCATGCAGGGCAAGCTGCGCCAGCTGGTGAACATCATCAAGAGCGATCCGGCCGTGGACACGGTCGTCGGTTTCACGGGCGGCTCGCGCGCGGGCGGCGGCTTCATGTTCATGAACCTGAAGCCCGCGAGCGAGCGCGCCAAGGGCGAGAGCGGCCAGGCCGTGATCGCGCGGCTGCGGCCCAAGCTCGCCCGCGTGACGGGCGTGCAGTTGTTCCTGAATCCCGTGCAGGACCTGCGCATGGGCGGGCGCCAGTCCAACTCGACGTACCAGTACACGCTCAAGAGCGACAACCGCGCCGACCTCAAGATGTGGGCGACCAGGCTGGCCGACGCGATGAAGGGGCAGAAGGCGCTCACCGACGTCGACACCGACCAGGCGGACAACGGCGTCGAAACCTACGTCGACATCGACAAGCAGACGGCGTCGCGCCTGGGCATCAGTGCGAAGGACGTCGACAACGCGTTGTACGACGCCTTCGGCCAGCGCCAGGTCGCCAATATCTACGACGAGTTGAACCAGTACCACGTGATCATGGGCGTCGCGCAGAAGTATGCGCGCTCGCCGGCGGCGCTGGACGATGTCTACGTGCCGGCGAAGAATGCGAACGGGTCCACGACCACCACGGCCACCGCCAAGGCCACGTCCGGTACGAGCACGACGTCGACCAGCGGCACGCCGGCCGCGCCCGCGAACCTGACCGCCGCGCGCGACCCGTCCAGCGGCTCGGCGCTGTCCGGGAATCCCACGACGATGGTGCCGCTGTCGGCCATCGCCCATTTCGCCGAACGCGCGACGCCCAGCTCCGTCAACCACCAGGACGGCGAGCTGGCGACAACGATCTCGTTCAACCTCGCGCAGGGCTATTCGCTGTCGGATGCGCAGCGGGCCGTGATGCAGGCCGAAGCCGACATCGGCATGCCGACCAATGTGCGCGGCAGCTTCCAGGGCCAGGCCAAGCAGGCGCAGGAATCGAACCAGCAGCAGCCGCTCCTGATCCTCGCGGCCATCGTCGTCATCTACATCGTGCTGGGCATTTTGTACGAAAGCCTCGTGCACCCGGTCACCGTGCTGTCGACGTTGCCGTCCGCCGGCGTGGGCGCGGTGCTGGCGCTGCTGCTGTTCCACATGGAATTCTCCATCATCGCGCTGATCGGCGTGTTCCTCCTGATCGGCATCGTGAAAAAGAACGCGATCCTGATCATCGACTTCGCGCTGGAGGCGGAGCGTGCGCGCGGGCTGTCGGCCACAGAAGCCGTGCGCGAAGCATGCCTGCTGCGCTTCCGCCCGATCCTGATGACGACGCTGGCGGCCGCGCTGGGCGCGCTGCCGCTGGCGATCGGCTTCGGCGAGGGCTCCGAGCTGCGCCAGCCGCTGGGCATCGCCATCATCGGCGGCCTGATCGCCAGCCAGCTCCTGACCTTGCTGACGACGCCCGTCGTCTACGTCTACCTCGACAAGCTCCGCCGCCGCAACGCCGACGAGCATCACCTGGTCCGCCATCCGCTGGAGGACCAGCCATCGACTTCCCGGACATGA
- a CDS encoding efflux RND transporter permease subunit, with product MSPSAPFIRRPVATSLLMLAIVLAGLVGYKFLPLSALPQVDFPTIQVQTLYPGASPEVMARTVTAPLERQFGQMAGLARMSSNSAAGVSVITLQFTLGQTLDVAEQEVQAAINAGGSLLPTDLPAPPVYAKVNPADAPVLTLAITSDSMPLTEVQNLVNTRLALKISQVTGVGLVTLQGGQRPAVRIQANTEALAANGLGLDTLRTAITNANANSAKGSFDGPLRAYTINANDQLVTVPDYTNLIVSYRNGAPVRLGDVAKVVDSAENVKLGAWANMKPAIILNVQRQPGANVIATVDAIKQRLPELQASLPESVHMDVLSDRTNGIRASVEHVQIELVLAVVLVVLVIFAFLHSLRATVIASLAVPISLVGTFGVMYLLGYSLNNLSLMALTIATGFVVDDAIVMIENISRYIEEGEPPMEAALKGATQIGFTIISLTVSLIAVLIPLLFMGDVVGRLFREFAVSLAITILISAVVSLTLVPMMSGRWLKQHDKAHETPFARKFQSLFDWTVGHYDRGLNWVLERQGLTLLVALGTLVLTALMWVFIPKSLFPTQDTGQLQARVEARQAISYTAMADMQQAAAREILADPDVESLASTVGVDAANNTMLHTGTMLINLKARHDDQQDIMNRLRARVARNVAGVTLYLQPTQDLTIDAETGPTQYRLSIEGADTKTVTDWAKKMVDAMARRKELANVVTDAGATGAAAYVNIDRDSASRLSVTASNVDDALYSAFGQRIVSTIFTETNQYRVILEAQQDESMSLDALQNLQLRTGSGSPTPLSAIASVTEQAAPLQITHVAQYPATTIGFDTAPGIKLGTAVAAIKDVAREINLPGAVSMTFLGASGAYQASLSNQLWLILAAVVCVYIVLGVLYESYIHPLTILSTLPSAGVGALLALGVTGQGLGVIGIIGIILLIGIVKKNAIMMIDFAIEAERDEGKDPRTAIHQAAMLRFRPIIMTTLAALFAAIPLMFGWGEGAELRRPLGLAIFGGLIVSQLLTLFTTPVIYLAFDRLARRWGGEEHAKPRTAPKPGGVEA from the coding sequence ATGAGCCCATCCGCCCCCTTCATCCGCCGCCCCGTCGCCACGTCGCTGCTGATGCTGGCGATCGTGCTGGCGGGCCTCGTCGGCTATAAATTCCTGCCGCTGTCGGCGCTGCCGCAGGTCGATTTCCCGACGATCCAGGTGCAGACGCTGTACCCGGGCGCGAGCCCGGAAGTGATGGCGCGCACCGTGACGGCGCCGCTGGAACGCCAGTTCGGCCAGATGGCGGGCCTGGCGCGCATGAGTTCCAACAGCGCGGCCGGCGTCTCCGTGATCACCCTGCAGTTCACGCTCGGCCAGACGCTCGACGTGGCCGAGCAGGAAGTGCAGGCCGCGATCAACGCGGGCGGCTCGCTGCTCCCGACCGACCTGCCGGCGCCGCCGGTCTACGCGAAGGTCAACCCGGCCGACGCGCCCGTGCTGACGCTCGCCATCACGTCCGACTCGATGCCGCTGACGGAGGTGCAGAACCTCGTCAACACGCGCCTCGCGCTGAAGATCAGCCAGGTGACGGGCGTCGGCCTCGTCACCTTGCAGGGCGGCCAGCGCCCGGCCGTGCGCATCCAGGCGAATACCGAGGCGCTCGCGGCCAACGGCCTCGGTCTGGACACGCTGCGCACCGCGATCACGAACGCGAACGCCAACAGCGCCAAGGGCAGCTTCGACGGTCCGCTGCGCGCGTACACGATCAACGCCAACGACCAGCTGGTGACGGTGCCCGACTACACGAACCTGATCGTCTCCTACCGCAACGGCGCGCCCGTGCGCCTGGGCGACGTGGCGAAGGTCGTCGACAGCGCGGAAAACGTCAAGCTGGGCGCGTGGGCCAACATGAAGCCGGCGATCATCCTGAACGTGCAGCGCCAGCCGGGCGCCAACGTGATCGCCACCGTGGACGCCATCAAGCAGCGCCTGCCCGAGCTGCAGGCCAGCCTGCCGGAGAGCGTCCACATGGACGTGCTGTCGGACCGCACAAACGGCATCCGCGCCTCCGTCGAACACGTGCAGATCGAGCTGGTGCTGGCCGTGGTGCTGGTCGTGCTCGTGATCTTCGCCTTCCTGCACAGCCTGCGCGCCACCGTCATCGCCAGCCTCGCGGTGCCGATCTCCCTCGTCGGCACGTTCGGCGTGATGTATTTGCTGGGCTACAGCCTGAACAACCTGTCGCTGATGGCGCTGACCATCGCGACCGGCTTCGTGGTCGACGACGCCATCGTCATGATCGAGAACATCTCGCGCTACATCGAGGAAGGCGAACCGCCGATGGAGGCCGCGCTGAAGGGCGCCACGCAGATCGGCTTCACCATCATCTCACTGACGGTGTCGCTGATCGCCGTCCTGATTCCGCTGCTGTTCATGGGCGACGTCGTGGGCCGGCTGTTCCGCGAATTCGCGGTGTCGCTGGCGATCACGATCCTGATCTCGGCCGTCGTCTCGTTGACGCTCGTGCCGATGATGTCGGGGCGCTGGCTCAAGCAGCACGACAAGGCACATGAGACGCCATTCGCGCGCAAGTTCCAGTCGCTGTTCGACTGGACCGTCGGCCACTACGACCGCGGCCTGAACTGGGTGCTGGAACGCCAAGGCCTCACGCTGCTGGTCGCGTTGGGCACGCTGGTGCTCACCGCGCTGATGTGGGTGTTCATCCCGAAAAGCCTGTTCCCCACGCAGGACACGGGCCAGCTGCAGGCGCGCGTGGAAGCGCGCCAGGCGATTTCGTACACGGCGATGGCCGACATGCAGCAGGCCGCCGCGCGCGAGATCCTCGCGGACCCCGACGTCGAATCGCTCGCGTCGACGGTCGGCGTGGATGCCGCCAACAACACGATGCTCCACACGGGCACCATGCTGATCAACCTGAAAGCCAGGCACGACGACCAGCAGGACATCATGAACCGCCTGCGTGCGCGCGTCGCGCGGAACGTGGCCGGCGTCACCTTGTACCTGCAGCCGACGCAGGATCTCACCATCGATGCCGAGACGGGACCGACGCAATACCGCCTGTCGATCGAAGGCGCGGACACGAAGACGGTGACGGACTGGGCGAAGAAGATGGTCGACGCGATGGCGCGCCGCAAGGAGCTGGCGAACGTCGTCACGGACGCCGGCGCCACCGGCGCGGCCGCCTACGTCAACATCGACCGCGACAGCGCGTCGCGCCTGTCGGTGACGGCATCGAACGTCGACGACGCCTTGTACAGCGCGTTCGGCCAGCGCATCGTGTCGACCATCTTCACGGAGACGAACCAGTACCGCGTGATCCTGGAAGCGCAGCAGGACGAGTCGATGTCGCTCGACGCGCTGCAAAACCTGCAGCTGCGCACGGGTTCCGGCTCGCCCACGCCGCTGTCCGCCATCGCGTCCGTCACGGAGCAGGCCGCGCCGCTGCAGATCACGCACGTGGCGCAATACCCGGCGACGACGATCGGCTTCGACACGGCGCCCGGCATCAAGCTCGGCACCGCCGTCGCCGCCATCAAGGACGTCGCCAGGGAGATCAACCTGCCGGGCGCCGTCAGCATGACCTTCCTCGGCGCGTCGGGCGCTTACCAGGCGTCGCTGTCGAACCAGCTGTGGCTGATTTTGGCGGCGGTCGTCTGCGTGTACATCGTGCTGGGCGTGCTGTACGAGAGCTACATCCACCCGCTGACGATCCTCTCGACCTTGCCGTCGGCCGGCGTGGGCGCGCTGCTGGCGCTGGGCGTGACGGGGCAGGGCCTCGGCGTCATCGGCATCATCGGCATCATCCTCCTGATCGGCATCGTGAAGAAGAACGCGATCATGATGATCGACTTCGCCATCGAGGCCGAGCGGGACGAGGGCAAGGACCCGAGAACGGCGATCCACCAGGCCGCGATGCTGCGCTTCCGCCCGATCATCATGACGACGCTGGCCGCGCTGTTCGCCGCCATCCCGCTGATGTTCGGCTGGGGCGAGGGCGCCGAGCTGCGCCGGCCGCTGGGCCTCGCCATCTTCGGCGGCCTGATCGTCAGCCAGCTGCTCACGCTGTTCACGACGCCCGTCATCTACCTCGCGTTCGACCGCCTCGCGCGGCGCTGGGGCGGCGAGGAACACGCGAAGCCGCGCACGGCGCCGAAACCCGGCGGAGTCGAGGCATGA
- a CDS encoding efflux RND transporter periplasmic adaptor subunit: MDSTVTPDKNKTPTQPRRSRRTRVIGTIVAVLAMVGLALLAWHLVHQEPQAGPGGAGRPGAGGPGAAGRGGPGGGRGGAPATTVGVGKAERADIPIVLDALGTVTPAAVATVRPQIGGVLQKILFTEGQLVKQGQVLATIDPRSAQMALLQATGQRQRDEAQLETAKVTLGRYQTLLQQDSIARQDVDTQAALVKQLQGAVTTDKAAEGIARINLGYTQVRAPIVGRVGLRTVDIGNLVASSDANGIAVITQQSPIDVEFAMPQDHLPTIQQRINENATLPATALDRTRTRELAQGRFMALDNQVDTQTGTVKAKARFGNEGSKLFPNQFVNVRLQIDVIKNAITVPVTALRHGANGDYVYVLNPQTRTVALTGVKRGEENAERVEITSGLTGGETVITEGADRLKDGAKVILPGDHPGRGQGGQAGQGGQAGAAGAKPGQAGQDGAQRQHRRRQQEGAAQ, translated from the coding sequence ATGGATTCGACCGTCACTCCCGACAAAAACAAGACCCCGACCCAGCCCAGGCGCTCGCGCCGCACCCGCGTCATCGGCACCATCGTTGCCGTCCTCGCGATGGTCGGCCTGGCGCTGCTTGCCTGGCATCTCGTGCACCAGGAGCCGCAGGCCGGCCCCGGCGGTGCGGGCAGGCCTGGCGCGGGCGGCCCGGGTGCCGCCGGCCGAGGCGGTCCGGGCGGCGGACGCGGCGGCGCGCCCGCCACGACGGTGGGCGTCGGCAAGGCCGAGCGGGCCGACATCCCGATCGTGCTGGACGCCCTCGGCACCGTGACCCCGGCGGCCGTGGCCACCGTCCGCCCGCAGATCGGCGGCGTGTTGCAGAAGATCCTGTTCACGGAAGGCCAGCTCGTCAAGCAGGGCCAGGTGCTGGCGACGATCGACCCGCGCTCCGCGCAGATGGCGCTGCTGCAGGCGACGGGCCAGCGCCAGCGCGACGAAGCGCAGCTGGAAACGGCCAAGGTGACGTTGGGCCGCTACCAGACGCTGCTCCAGCAGGACTCGATCGCGCGCCAGGACGTCGATACGCAGGCGGCCCTCGTCAAGCAGTTGCAGGGCGCCGTCACGACCGACAAGGCGGCCGAAGGCATCGCCCGGATCAATCTCGGCTACACGCAGGTGCGCGCGCCGATCGTCGGCCGCGTGGGCCTGCGCACGGTGGACATCGGCAACCTCGTGGCCAGCAGCGACGCCAACGGCATCGCCGTGATCACCCAGCAATCGCCGATCGACGTCGAATTCGCCATGCCGCAGGACCACCTGCCCACGATCCAGCAGCGCATCAACGAGAACGCGACCCTGCCCGCGACGGCGCTGGACCGCACCCGCACGCGCGAGCTGGCGCAGGGCCGCTTCATGGCGCTGGACAACCAGGTCGACACGCAGACCGGCACCGTCAAGGCCAAGGCGCGCTTCGGCAACGAGGGCTCCAAACTGTTCCCCAACCAGTTCGTAAACGTCCGCCTGCAGATCGACGTCATCAAGAATGCGATCACGGTGCCCGTGACGGCGCTGCGCCACGGCGCGAACGGCGACTACGTCTACGTGCTGAATCCGCAGACCCGCACGGTGGCGCTGACGGGCGTGAAGCGCGGCGAGGAAAACGCCGAGCGCGTCGAGATCACGAGCGGCCTGACAGGCGGTGAAACCGTCATCACCGAAGGCGCCGACCGCCTCAAGGATGGCGCCAAGGTGATCCTGCCGGGCGATCATCCGGGACGCGGGCAGGGCGGGCAGGCCGGACAGGGCGGGCAGGCCGGTGCGGCGGGCGCCAAGCCGGGCCAGGCCGGGCAGGACGGCGCGCAGCGTCAGCACCGCCGCCGCCAGCAGGAAGGGGCGGCGCAATGA
- the sppA gene encoding signal peptide peptidase SppA — MSFKPLSSLRRGIGALWRGLDATRRFVLNLIFLLVLIAIVWAMFGGGLKPLAPKTALVLDLKGELVEERAGSVRDSVVAGLSGNGRRLVRLPDVLKALDGAAKDANISEVLVLLDEMAGGGLASVREIGAAVERVKAAGKRVVVWGGNFDQKRYLIAAHASEIYLHPMGMVLIEGFGRHRNYYRDALDKLGVTVNLMKVGTYKSFAEPFIGNGPSQAAQEADAFLYNGLWTSYTDEVEKARKLPAGAVAKGIDELPQRLAAANGNAAKVALDWTLIDGVKTRDEVRDMFIKRGAYDDRIKSFRQVGFDDYVTRHPDKPFGDAVAVVVAAGDITEGTGGPGMVGGIATANLIRSVREDNSVKAVVLRINSPGGSAYGSELIRRELELTRAAGKPVVVSMGDVAASGGYWISMAADEVIADPSTVTGSIGVFAILPTADKVGDKLGIHTAGVTTTWLADAYNPLRPLDPRFGQLIQSTINHIYDEFTTKAAIARKTTPAKIDEVGQGRVWTGAQAKERGLVDRLGSYGDALRSAAKRANLGDDFRVTYAEQPTTLAERLLERMGLSDAQALTVQVRLGLLPADLGAAALGGGTAAAIGKDLGWLSGVADRRQPFAAVTHCLCALP; from the coding sequence ATGTCCTTCAAGCCCCTGTCTTCCCTGCGCCGCGGAATTGGTGCCTTGTGGCGCGGCCTCGACGCCACCCGCCGCTTCGTGCTGAACCTGATCTTCCTGCTCGTCCTGATCGCCATCGTGTGGGCGATGTTCGGCGGCGGGCTCAAGCCGCTGGCGCCCAAGACGGCGCTCGTGCTCGACCTCAAGGGCGAGCTCGTCGAGGAACGCGCCGGCAGCGTGCGCGATTCCGTCGTCGCCGGCCTGTCGGGCAACGGCCGCCGCCTCGTGCGTCTGCCGGACGTCCTGAAGGCGCTGGACGGCGCCGCCAAGGATGCCAACATCAGCGAGGTCCTCGTGCTGCTGGACGAGATGGCCGGCGGCGGCCTCGCGTCGGTGCGCGAGATCGGCGCGGCCGTGGAACGCGTGAAGGCGGCCGGCAAGCGGGTCGTCGTCTGGGGCGGCAATTTCGACCAGAAGCGCTACCTGATCGCCGCGCACGCCAGCGAGATCTACCTGCACCCGATGGGCATGGTGCTGATCGAAGGCTTCGGCCGTCACCGCAACTACTACCGCGACGCACTGGACAAGCTCGGCGTCACCGTCAACCTGATGAAGGTCGGCACCTATAAAAGCTTCGCGGAGCCGTTCATCGGCAACGGCCCGTCGCAGGCCGCGCAGGAGGCGGACGCCTTCCTGTATAACGGCCTCTGGACCAGCTACACGGACGAAGTGGAAAAGGCGCGCAAGCTGCCGGCGGGCGCGGTCGCGAAAGGCATCGACGAACTGCCGCAGCGCCTGGCGGCCGCCAACGGCAACGCGGCCAAGGTGGCGCTGGACTGGACGCTGATCGACGGCGTCAAGACGCGCGACGAAGTGCGCGACATGTTCATCAAGCGCGGCGCGTACGACGACCGCATCAAGAGCTTCCGCCAGGTGGGCTTTGACGACTACGTGACGCGCCATCCGGACAAGCCGTTCGGCGATGCCGTCGCCGTCGTCGTCGCGGCCGGCGACATCACGGAAGGCACGGGCGGCCCCGGCATGGTGGGCGGCATCGCGACGGCGAACCTGATCCGCAGCGTGCGCGAGGATAATTCCGTGAAGGCCGTCGTCCTGCGCATCAATTCGCCGGGCGGCAGCGCCTACGGCTCGGAACTGATCCGGCGCGAGCTGGAACTGACGCGCGCGGCCGGCAAGCCGGTCGTCGTGTCGATGGGCGACGTGGCCGCGTCGGGCGGCTACTGGATCTCGATGGCGGCCGATGAAGTCATCGCCGACCCGTCCACGGTCACCGGCTCGATCGGCGTGTTCGCCATCCTGCCGACGGCGGACAAGGTCGGGGACAAGCTCGGCATCCATACGGCCGGCGTGACGACGACGTGGCTGGCCGACGCCTACAATCCGCTGCGGCCGCTCGATCCGCGCTTCGGGCAGCTGATCCAGTCCACCATCAACCACATCTACGACGAGTTCACGACCAAGGCCGCCATCGCGCGCAAGACGACGCCCGCGAAGATCGACGAGGTGGGCCAGGGCCGCGTGTGGACGGGCGCGCAGGCCAAGGAGCGCGGCCTCGTCGACCGCCTGGGCAGCTACGGCGACGCGCTGCGCTCGGCCGCCAAGCGGGCGAACCTGGGCGACGATTTCCGCGTCACGTATGCCGAGCAGCCGACCACGCTGGCCGAGCGCCTGCTCGAGCGCATGGGCCTGTCGGACGCGCAGGCGCTGACGGTGCAGGTCAGGCTGGGTCTGTTGCCGGCCGACCTGGGCGCGGCGGCACTCGGCGGCGGCACGGCGGCGGCCATCGGCAAGGATCTGGGCTGGCTGTCCGGCGTCGCCGACCGCAGGCAACCGTTCGCGGCGGTGACGCACTGCCTGTGCGCACTGCCCTGA